The window TTACAGAGCCCGTCACGCGCCATACTAAGCGCTTCATCCGTTGTTTCTGGGCGTTGGACGCTTCCCTAGCTCACGCGCGGCACTTCCCGGCGATCAGTTGGACCGACTCCTACAGCGAGTACGCGGACGAGGTCAAGGAATGGTATCACAAAAATGTGGATCCGTCCTGGTTTGCGCTTCGCGATGAGGCGCGCACCGTCTTGGCCGAGGACGAGGCGGTGCAGCAGACGATTCGCCTGATGGGAGAGGACGTGCTTCCCGACAGCCAGCGCTTGATCGCCTTGACGGCTTCGCTTCTGAAAAACGGATATCTCCAGCAAAACTCCTTCAGCGAAGATTCCTTTTGTCCGCCTCTGAAGAGTGTGACCATTTTGAAGATGATTCTGGCGTTTCACAACCAGGCTAAAGAGCTTGTGGCCGCGGGCTGTCCACTTTCTCTCATCCGCAAGATGAAGGAGCTGGTGGAGTTGACCCATGTTCGAGAACTCTCCGCCGAGGATAAGGCCGGTTTCGAGTCCCTGGCAAGGCGAATCGAGGAGCACCTGGCAAAAATAGGCAAAGAGCGCCTGCTGCAAGAAGAGGAGGGAGCCTGACATGGCCCTCACGGAATACACGGGAATAAGTAAAATCAACGGCCCCATTGTATTGTTCGAGGGTATGCCGGGGGTAGGGTACGATGAGGTGGTTGAAGTTCTGACGGCCGACGAGGAACCTCGGCTGGGCCGCGTCGTTATGGTTAGCGACGACGCCGTCATGGTGCAAGTATTCGCCGGCACGGAGGGGCTGGTTCCCGCTACTTCCCGGGTTCGCTTCCTGGGGCATCCCCTGGAGATCGCTCTGGCGCCCTCGATTTTAGGGCGGACCTTCGACGGTCTAGGTCGCCCTCTGGACGGCAGCGGACCGGTCTACAGCGATATCAAGCGTAACGTCAACGGCTTACCCATGAACCCCATGGCCCGTATCTACCCTCGGGATTTCATCAACACGGGTTTTTCCGCAATCGACGTTTTGACGACCTTGATCCGAGGACAAAAGTTGCCGATTTTTTCGGGCAACGGGCTTCCCCACAATCAGTTGGCCATACAGATCGCCTCCCAGGCTCGCTTGGTGGGGGCTGGAAACTTCGCCGTGGTATTCGCCGGTGTGGGAATCAAGCATGACGACGCGGCGGCTTTTGCCTCGTCCTTGTCGCGGCGGGGGACGAATTTGGTCCTGTTCCAGAACTTGGCGGACGACCCTGTCATTGAGCGCATCGCGACCCCACGCTACGCCCTGACAGCGGCGGAGTACCTGGCCTTTGACCTGGGGATGCATGTTCTGGTCATCATCACGGACATCACGAGCTACTGTGAGGCGTTACGGGAGCTTTCAGTGAGCCGGGGGGAAATTCCCAGCCGTAAGGGATATCCTTCGTACCTCTACAGCGACCTGGCGTCTCTTTATGAGCGAGCGGGGGTTCTTCGGGACAAAGCAGGCAGCATCACCTTTCTACCCATTTTGACCATGCCCAACGACGACATCACCAACCCTGTGCCCGACCAAACGGGGTTCATCACGGAGGGGCAAATCGTGCTTTCCCGCGAGCTGGACGCCCGGGGCATCTATCCGCCCATTGACCCCCTGCCGAGTTTGTCGCGTCTGATGAAGGATGGCATCGGCAAAGGGTACACCCGAGAGGATCACCCCAGTGTGTCCAGTCAGCTTTTCGCCTGCTACAGCCGAGTGCAGGAGGTCAAGGCCCTAGCCGAGGTGGTGGGTCGTGACGAGCTGGGTGAGGAGGACAAGGCTTACTTAGCTTTCGGAGAGGAGTTCGAGAGAACCTACCTGAGTCAAGCAAGGGACGAGAACCGTGATATCAGCCAGTCTCTAGATATGTCCTGGCGGTTGTTGGCCTCGTTGCCCGCCGATGCCCTAACCCGCATTTCTCTAGAGGACATGGAGCGATACATCAAGCCCAACCAATCGCTGAACCAGCGAGAACAAATCGACATACCCACCAACAAGGCAGCTCCCGCGGAAAAAATCTTATGAAAAATATCGACCGGCCTTAGGCCGGTCGGTTTATCGCTTATGATTGTAGTATATCTAGTATATCTCTCCGTTTGAGCTTGAATGTTTACTAAAGCGTTTTCGTATCCGGCAATTTAATCCACCCCCCGAATATTTCATTGTATGAGTCGGGGTAAAATAAACTGCAACCACTTGCGGGATAGAATGTCAGCTCGCCAATATAAATTCTGCCAAGCACATTATATAAATCCACACGCAAAAACGGCAGACCCTGAGACAGGATTTCGGCGATTTTTATCATCTCGCTCAAAACTTCGGGCCGGGGAATGATATGATTCGGGTCATTGGGGTATCTTATCTGTAACGGAACAAAATTCCAGTCCGATGTGTAGACATTACGCTTATGCTCAATCAATCTATCAAAATCAACCTCTATGGCGCGAACTTTTCCATCGAAGCAGAAAAATTTATAATCATTGATGTTATAACCCAAGTATTCTTCAGCGAAAACACAGGGCTTTATATCTCTATATACATACTCCCTCCCGTGTTTATAATAATTTATCGCCAAACTTTTTGTGAGCTTCTTTCTGGCGGCTTTGGCGTCGAATTTCGATTTATCGGGAACAAGTACGACTGTGCCGCTGTCGTGATTGGTCTTGAGCACAAAAGAATCGGGCAAATTCGAAAAATCAATTGCGTCGAAGCAGTCCCACTTACCGTACACCGCAGGTAAAAAACTGTCGGGATATTCGTAACCTCTCTCACTCAATTCGCGACAAATCCACTTCCTCGCGGCGCATTTA is drawn from Synergistaceae bacterium and contains these coding sequences:
- a CDS encoding V-type ATP synthase subunit B, which encodes MALTEYTGISKINGPIVLFEGMPGVGYDEVVEVLTADEEPRLGRVVMVSDDAVMVQVFAGTEGLVPATSRVRFLGHPLEIALAPSILGRTFDGLGRPLDGSGPVYSDIKRNVNGLPMNPMARIYPRDFINTGFSAIDVLTTLIRGQKLPIFSGNGLPHNQLAIQIASQARLVGAGNFAVVFAGVGIKHDDAAAFASSLSRRGTNLVLFQNLADDPVIERIATPRYALTAAEYLAFDLGMHVLVIITDITSYCEALRELSVSRGEIPSRKGYPSYLYSDLASLYERAGVLRDKAGSITFLPILTMPNDDITNPVPDQTGFITEGQIVLSRELDARGIYPPIDPLPSLSRLMKDGIGKGYTREDHPSVSSQLFACYSRVQEVKALAEVVGRDELGEEDKAYLAFGEEFERTYLSQARDENRDISQSLDMSWRLLASLPADALTRISLEDMERYIKPNQSLNQREQIDIPTNKAAPAEKIL